AGCAGGGTCAATGTCATCGCTCCAATGATTAAGAGGACTGTTTGGTGAATTGTATTGACTGTCCCCAATGACAACACCATATTGATTAGTAAAAGGCTCTTGCATCTTTTTTCCGCTTCCTTTATAGGACGGAAAGTTTATTTGATGCGGAAGCGTTTCGTCTAAAATTGGTGATTGAATTTTTGATGCTTTCTTCAAAGTAATCCTTCCTTTTTTTATAATGAGCACAATCATATATAGTCTTTCCGCGAGTATAGTATTTTGTACATGTTAACACTTCCCAGTTATAAAATGAAGTAGTCTCCTTAATCTATTAGAGTAAAGACTTTTCATAAGGAGGCTGAAATGTATGGTAAAGCGAAAAGTAAAACAACATGCAGCAGTCAATCATAATAAAACACCAAAAGAAAGTTTGCCCGATGCAGAGTTTGCATTAGAATATGAAAATGAAAATCCAGCGAAATATGCGAATCGTAATTCAAAAAAAGGGAAGCAAAAATAAAGCGAAACTTTAATTAGTGGAGGTTTATCCTCTGTTGATTCGTAGTGCTTATGAATTGGACTTTTAAGAGCCTGCCGTGGGTGGGCTCTTTTACAAATATTGTTTTTATTATGGGACATTTTTTACAAATGCCTCATTTTTTTGTGGGATTTTAAATGTTTTTTTAATTATTTGTAAATTTATTGTTTTAAATTGACGAAAAAGTCCGGAAGAACATTGAAGTAGCAACGTATTGCACAAATAGACACAACAAACAAAAGATTAATGTTGGTTTAATACTCCTTTTACACTAATAGTTTATATTTGAATTGTACATAAGAAAAGTTAAAGGAGAGGGAAACAGTGAAAAAAATGTTTTGTAAAGCGGTGACAGCGGCGATGACATTTTCTTTATTAATGGGCTGTGGAGCTGCAAAAAAAGAAGCCACTGCTGATGCGAAAGCAAAGGATGATAAATTGTCTGGGACATTAACTGTTTACACAGCGATTGAAGAAGAGCTTGTACCAACTTATCTTAACTCTTTTAAAAAAAAATATCCGGATGTGAAATTAAATATCGTTCGTGATTCAACGGGAGTTATTACAGCGAAATTGTTAGCAGAAGGAAAAAATACAAATGCGGATGTCGTATGGGGAATGGCAGCGTCTAGTCTTCTTGCTTTAGATAAGAAAGAAATGTTAAAAGAGTATTCTCCAAAAGGTGTAGATCGTGTTCTTCCTCAATTTAAAGATGATAAAAAGCCGGAGAAATGGGTTGGAAATACAGCTTTTATGACAGGCATTGCAGTGAATAAAGAGGAATTGAAAAAGAAAAAATTACCGATGCCAGCATCATACGAAGATTTAACAAAACCAGAATATAAAGGAACGCTTGTGATGCCGCACCCAGCTTCTTCAGGCACAGGATTTCTAACAGTGTCTGCATGGTTGCAAATCATGGGTGAAGAGAAGGGATGGGCTTACATGAAGAAACTTCATGAGAATATAGCAACTTATACGCATTCTGGTTCAAAACCGGCAAAATTAGCAGGTGCTGGGGAGCATCCTGTCGGTGTATCTATGATTTATAGCGGTTTGAAGGAGAAACAAAAAGGTGCTCCGATTGAAGTCGTTCTTCCAAAAGAAGGTCTAGGCTGGGAAGTAGAAGCAAATGCACTCATTAAGAAAGAGGACGCTAAAAATGAAAAGCTTGCCAAAGCCTTTTTAGACTGGGCCATTACAGATGATGTTATGAAATTATATTTTGAGAAAAATGGATTTGCAACAATTAAAAATGATTATAAACTTCCAGATGGTTTTCCAAAAAATGTGACCGATAAGTTGTATAGAGAGAATGATTTTAAATGGGTTGCTGAAAATCGAGATAAAATCTTAGAGCGCTGGGAAAAAGAGTTTGGACAAAAAGCAGAAGCGAAAAAGTAAGTGGGAGAGAAGAAAATGAGCGAATATTTATCCATTCAACATATTCAAAAACAGTTTGATACATTTACGGCATTAAAA
The window above is part of the Bacillus cytotoxicus NVH 391-98 genome. Proteins encoded here:
- a CDS encoding DUF3905 domain-containing protein; this translates as MKKASKIQSPILDETLPHQINFPSYKGSGKKMQEPFTNQYGVVIGDSQYNSPNSPLNHWSDDIDPAIMAGEEWIHPTNDIGWISEENQKLLKNKTQKTEDIFMHPQFGIHD
- a CDS encoding putative 2-aminoethylphosphonate ABC transporter substrate-binding protein, with the protein product MKKMFCKAVTAAMTFSLLMGCGAAKKEATADAKAKDDKLSGTLTVYTAIEEELVPTYLNSFKKKYPDVKLNIVRDSTGVITAKLLAEGKNTNADVVWGMAASSLLALDKKEMLKEYSPKGVDRVLPQFKDDKKPEKWVGNTAFMTGIAVNKEELKKKKLPMPASYEDLTKPEYKGTLVMPHPASSGTGFLTVSAWLQIMGEEKGWAYMKKLHENIATYTHSGSKPAKLAGAGEHPVGVSMIYSGLKEKQKGAPIEVVLPKEGLGWEVEANALIKKEDAKNEKLAKAFLDWAITDDVMKLYFEKNGFATIKNDYKLPDGFPKNVTDKLYRENDFKWVAENRDKILERWEKEFGQKAEAKK